From one Stieleria sp. JC731 genomic stretch:
- the aroB gene encoding 3-dehydroquinate synthase has protein sequence MEPNLAAAPGGNTVLVDLGDRSYPIHIVSSATGRFAAAVKSAVGDLTHALVICDQAVAPLANSLTEQLQTVTQRTAIYEVPSGEPSKSVQQYETLLEWMLSQGADRKTVVFAVGGGVIGDLAGFVAASFARGVRFVQVPTTLLAMVDSSVGGKTGINLSGAKNMVGAFWQPELVWIDTDVMNTLPDRSYRSGLAEVVKYGVIDDAEFFEYLDQNAETLVGRENEALRFSIARSCQSKASVVGEDERETSGRRAILNYGHTFAHAIEATAGYGKLLHGEAVSIGMQMAASLAIDLNLCDAELLRRQTQLLQRCELPIRFPDADVDAMLPVMMRDKKVAHGKLRFILPKRIGHVELVGDVDQDLVRKAILAHK, from the coding sequence ATGGAACCGAATTTGGCCGCCGCGCCTGGCGGAAACACCGTCTTGGTCGACTTGGGGGACCGTAGTTATCCAATCCACATCGTGTCTTCGGCAACCGGGCGTTTTGCCGCTGCGGTGAAATCTGCCGTTGGCGATCTGACTCATGCGTTGGTGATTTGTGACCAAGCTGTCGCTCCGCTCGCCAATTCGTTGACAGAACAACTGCAGACGGTCACCCAGCGAACAGCGATCTACGAAGTTCCCTCAGGCGAACCGAGCAAGTCAGTGCAGCAATACGAAACGCTGCTCGAATGGATGCTTTCACAAGGAGCCGATCGCAAAACGGTTGTCTTCGCGGTCGGCGGCGGGGTGATCGGTGACCTTGCCGGATTCGTAGCCGCCTCGTTCGCACGCGGTGTCCGTTTCGTTCAAGTTCCGACAACTTTGTTGGCAATGGTCGACAGCAGTGTCGGTGGCAAGACTGGGATCAATTTGTCAGGGGCGAAAAACATGGTGGGTGCCTTTTGGCAGCCTGAATTGGTGTGGATTGACACCGATGTCATGAACACGCTTCCCGATCGAAGCTATCGAAGTGGTCTCGCCGAGGTCGTTAAATACGGCGTGATCGATGATGCGGAGTTCTTTGAATATCTCGATCAGAATGCCGAAACGCTGGTAGGCCGAGAAAACGAAGCGTTGCGTTTCTCCATTGCTCGCAGCTGCCAATCCAAAGCAAGCGTTGTCGGTGAAGACGAACGCGAAACCAGCGGCCGTCGCGCTATTCTGAATTACGGACACACGTTCGCCCATGCGATCGAAGCGACCGCAGGTTATGGAAAACTGCTTCATGGCGAAGCGGTTTCGATCGGGATGCAGATGGCGGCAAGCCTGGCCATCGATTTGAATCTTTGTGATGCCGAGTTGCTGCGGCGGCAAACCCAGTTGTTGCAGCGTTGCGAGCTGCCAATTCGGTTCCCCGATGCTGATGTCGATGCGATGTTGCCGGTCATGATGCGTGACAAAAAGGTCGCGCATGGAAAATTGCGTTTCATCTTGCCAAAGCGGATCGGCCACGTCGAATTGGTTGGCGATGTTGATCAGGATCTGGTCAGAAAGGCAATTTTGGCCCACAAATAG
- the guaB gene encoding IMP dehydrogenase, translated as MFEDKISYSGVTFDDVLLEPRYSEVVPSEVDVSSHLTRRIRLQIPLLSSPMDTVTEAEMAIGLAKEGGLGIIHKNLSTEAQTEEVLKVKRSANGIIVDPVTLPPGEKVGRAAELMDQANVSGIPIVNEDGTLAGILTRRDLRFLEDPNLPVSEVMTCENLVTGTGNVTLEEAERILTAKRVEKLLLIDEDRKLTGLITIRDIDMMKRFPRACKDPQGRLRVGAAIGVGDLARAEQLIKQGVDLLVVDSAHGHSKNVVETVKEIKAQKSWDIDVIAGNVATAEGAEALINAGADAIKVGIGPGSICTTRVISGVGVPQISAIMRATQVANKQNIPVIADGGVRFSGDITKAIVAGASTVMIGSLFAGLAESPGKVILYQGRTFKAYRGMGSMGAMVKGSSDRYRQKGVQAGKLVPEGVEGRVPYKGPLSDYVYQLVGGLRAGMGYLGTRTIEELKRDGRFIRVSAATVRENHPHDIAITQEAPNYSPDVGSSDAG; from the coding sequence ATGTTTGAAGACAAAATCAGCTACAGCGGCGTCACCTTCGATGATGTTCTTCTGGAGCCTCGATACAGTGAAGTTGTCCCCAGCGAAGTCGATGTTAGCAGCCATCTGACTCGGCGCATTCGCTTGCAAATCCCCTTGTTGTCCTCTCCCATGGACACCGTCACCGAAGCCGAAATGGCGATCGGACTCGCCAAAGAAGGCGGGTTGGGGATCATCCATAAAAACCTTTCCACCGAAGCACAGACCGAAGAGGTCTTGAAGGTCAAGCGTTCTGCCAACGGCATCATCGTCGACCCCGTCACGCTCCCCCCGGGCGAGAAGGTTGGCCGAGCTGCCGAGCTGATGGACCAAGCCAACGTCTCCGGCATCCCGATCGTCAACGAGGACGGCACGCTAGCCGGAATTCTCACCCGGCGCGACCTACGCTTCCTAGAAGACCCAAACCTCCCAGTTTCCGAGGTCATGACCTGTGAGAATTTGGTGACGGGAACGGGGAATGTAACGCTTGAGGAAGCTGAGCGAATTTTAACGGCAAAAAGAGTCGAGAAACTCTTACTGATTGACGAAGATAGAAAACTAACGGGTCTGATTACCATTCGCGACATCGACATGATGAAGCGATTCCCCCGTGCTTGCAAAGATCCGCAAGGTCGCTTGCGTGTCGGTGCAGCCATCGGGGTTGGCGATTTAGCCCGTGCTGAGCAGTTGATCAAACAAGGCGTAGACTTGCTGGTCGTCGACTCGGCTCATGGCCACAGTAAAAACGTGGTCGAAACGGTCAAAGAGATTAAAGCACAGAAAAGCTGGGACATCGATGTCATCGCGGGTAATGTCGCGACTGCCGAAGGTGCCGAAGCCCTGATCAATGCAGGTGCAGACGCAATCAAGGTTGGCATTGGCCCCGGGTCGATTTGCACGACTCGTGTCATCAGCGGTGTCGGCGTGCCTCAGATCTCCGCGATCATGCGAGCGACCCAGGTCGCAAACAAACAGAACATACCTGTCATCGCCGACGGCGGCGTTCGCTTTAGCGGTGACATTACGAAAGCCATCGTTGCTGGTGCCAGCACCGTGATGATTGGCAGCCTGTTTGCCGGACTGGCCGAAAGCCCCGGCAAAGTGATCCTTTACCAAGGTCGAACGTTTAAGGCGTACCGAGGGATGGGATCGATGGGTGCCATGGTCAAAGGCAGCAGCGATCGATACCGCCAGAAAGGCGTGCAAGCTGGGAAGCTTGTCCCTGAAGGCGTTGAAGGCCGTGTGCCTTACAAAGGTCCGCTAAGCGATTACGTCTACCAACTGGTCGGCGGATTGCGTGCGGGCATGGGATATTTGGGAACAAGGACGATCGAAGAGCTGAAACGCGATGGAAGGTTCATCCGTGTTTCGGCCGCGACGGTAAGGGAGAACCATCCGCATGACATTGCGATCACGCAAGAAGCGCCCAACTACAGTCCCGATGTCGGGTCATCCGACGCAGGCTAA
- the tsaE gene encoding tRNA (adenosine(37)-N6)-threonylcarbamoyltransferase complex ATPase subunit type 1 TsaE: MAQIDNVDLAKLKRVAHAFVQFFPAQLTIGLVGTLGAGKTTLTQNIASAAGIDPEDVTSPTFTLLSSYAANVAAGPITLHHLDAYRVHDEDEFLELGVEELFDSQESWVLIEWADKVEAVMPRNTLWITIEPTDPRSLLLRCDDQNIQHALRQIQSTVEAAS, translated from the coding sequence ATGGCACAAATCGACAACGTTGATCTTGCCAAACTGAAACGCGTCGCCCACGCCTTCGTTCAATTTTTCCCAGCGCAACTAACGATCGGCTTGGTCGGAACACTTGGTGCCGGTAAGACAACGTTGACGCAAAACATCGCATCGGCGGCGGGCATTGACCCGGAAGATGTCACCAGCCCGACATTCACGTTGCTATCGAGCTATGCAGCAAACGTCGCGGCCGGTCCGATCACACTGCATCACCTGGACGCATATCGAGTTCACGACGAAGACGAATTCTTGGAACTCGGTGTAGAAGAGTTATTCGATTCACAGGAATCATGGGTGCTGATCGAATGGGCTGACAAAGTCGAAGCGGTCATGCCGCGAAACACTCTGTGGATCACGATCGAACCCACCGATCCAAGAAGCCTGCTGTTGCGCTGCGATGACCAAAACATCCAACACGCTCTAAGACAGATTCAGTCGACCGTCGAGGCAGCGTCCTAG
- a CDS encoding sulfatase, whose protein sequence is MLIPHRVCCVFALLITAAAAVQAEQQRPNLLIAISDDQSYPHASAYGDPAIETPAFDRVAKAGVLFRNAFTPAPGCSPMRAAFLTGREIWQLREAGTHASYFPTDLPVYTQQLQQAGYHVGMTGKGWGPGKALGWPHNPAGKSYGKQKLKSPPGISSNDYAANFADFLNEREDNQPFCFWFGATEPHRVFGKGLGKQNGVDPDKVRVPGFLPDSPEIREDIADYMYEIEWFDSHLGKMLDQLENDGLLENTLVVVTSDNGMSFPRAKANLYEYGIHMPLAIAWPNSVPGGRVNDDLVSLIDVTKSLFTAAGVTAKQSEQMPGIDLMPLLRSEPSVDWQPREYVYSGRERHSSSRFNTLGYPCRCVRTKSYLYIRNFTPERYPAGSPQKYSRVTYDSEGGIVKSQLGPEDGGYHDIDACPTLDFMIANKSQLPIQSLLDASVALRPAEELFDIQADPDCMNNLIGNPKLDSVHAELSNQLDDYLRQANDLRVTDPVKAHVWESYPRISGLRWFPKPTWAIENPTSVPQQDWLEQKRPTD, encoded by the coding sequence ATGTTGATTCCTCATCGCGTTTGTTGTGTGTTTGCGCTCTTGATCACGGCTGCGGCCGCTGTTCAAGCCGAGCAGCAGCGTCCGAATTTGTTGATTGCAATTTCTGATGACCAGTCTTATCCCCATGCGAGCGCGTATGGCGATCCCGCGATCGAAACCCCTGCTTTCGATCGCGTTGCCAAAGCTGGCGTTCTATTTCGAAACGCCTTTACCCCAGCACCTGGCTGCAGTCCGATGCGGGCGGCGTTTTTGACGGGGCGAGAAATTTGGCAGTTGCGCGAAGCCGGTACACATGCAAGCTACTTTCCAACCGATCTTCCGGTCTACACGCAGCAGTTGCAGCAAGCGGGTTACCACGTCGGTATGACTGGAAAAGGTTGGGGACCCGGAAAAGCTTTGGGTTGGCCCCACAATCCAGCCGGAAAGTCCTATGGAAAACAGAAGCTCAAGTCACCGCCCGGAATCTCATCCAACGACTATGCAGCCAACTTCGCAGACTTTTTAAACGAACGTGAAGACAATCAACCGTTCTGTTTCTGGTTCGGTGCGACCGAGCCACACCGTGTCTTTGGCAAGGGATTAGGAAAGCAGAACGGTGTCGACCCCGACAAAGTTCGCGTGCCTGGCTTCCTGCCTGATTCGCCCGAGATCCGCGAAGACATCGCTGACTACATGTATGAGATCGAGTGGTTTGATTCACATCTAGGCAAGATGCTTGACCAACTGGAGAACGATGGGCTGCTGGAAAACACGTTGGTTGTCGTGACGAGCGACAACGGCATGTCGTTTCCTCGTGCAAAGGCCAACTTGTATGAATATGGGATTCATATGCCTTTGGCGATCGCATGGCCAAATTCGGTTCCCGGCGGGCGAGTTAACGATGACTTGGTCAGTTTGATCGATGTTACGAAAAGCCTATTCACCGCCGCCGGTGTAACAGCGAAGCAATCCGAGCAGATGCCCGGGATCGATTTGATGCCGCTGCTTCGTAGTGAGCCTTCGGTCGACTGGCAACCGCGAGAGTATGTTTACAGTGGACGCGAGCGACATTCATCGTCCCGTTTCAACACGCTCGGATATCCCTGTCGCTGCGTCCGAACAAAGTCGTATCTCTACATCCGAAACTTCACACCGGAACGGTACCCTGCCGGTTCACCGCAGAAATACTCTCGTGTGACCTACGACAGCGAGGGCGGGATCGTCAAAAGTCAGTTGGGCCCAGAGGACGGTGGATACCATGACATCGACGCCTGCCCAACATTAGATTTTATGATCGCCAACAAGAGCCAGCTGCCTATTCAAAGCTTGCTGGATGCGTCGGTCGCATTGCGTCCCGCGGAAGAGCTTTTCGATATCCAAGCCGACCCCGATTGCATGAACAATCTGATCGGAAACCCAAAGCTTGACAGTGTTCATGCTGAGCTATCAAACCAGCTGGACGATTACTTGCGTCAGGCGAACGACCTGCGCGTGACAGATCCCGTTAAGGCTCATGTCTGGGAATCGTATCCGCGAATCAGTGGCCTGCGATGGTTTCCGAAACCGACCTGGGCGATCGAGAATCCTACATCGGTTCCGCAGCAAGATTGGCTGGAACAGAAACGCCCGACCGATTGA
- a CDS encoding AraC family transcriptional regulator, whose product MSTTTTSSIHPMQADFFDRMGGPQQFQELFAFLPDVYFFFKDTNSRMMGASTAILKRLGVNTEYEIIGTSDYDHFPSQLAQEFVRDDLSVMRTGRPLINRVEIWYTEQRLLDWFVTTKLPVRGRDGSIIGLMGTVRDYSGAKEEIQAYSEVDEILNFIHKNLDRKIGVTELAEIAGISSRQLHRRFVQLFGLNVQEFLAKTRIKAASDALIHTDDSVGEIASRFGFCDQSAFTQQFKKHIGETPLRYRKRHHCLPRL is encoded by the coding sequence ATGAGTACGACTACAACATCTTCAATCCATCCGATGCAGGCCGATTTCTTCGATCGGATGGGAGGCCCACAGCAGTTTCAGGAACTGTTCGCTTTCTTGCCCGATGTGTATTTCTTTTTCAAAGATACAAACAGTCGGATGATGGGCGCCAGCACAGCCATTTTGAAACGGTTGGGTGTCAACACGGAATACGAAATCATCGGTACATCCGATTACGATCACTTCCCTTCGCAATTGGCGCAAGAGTTTGTTCGTGATGACTTGTCCGTGATGCGAACCGGGCGTCCGCTGATCAATCGAGTCGAAATATGGTACACGGAACAACGACTGCTCGATTGGTTTGTAACGACGAAGCTGCCTGTACGTGGCCGAGACGGATCGATCATCGGATTGATGGGAACCGTGCGTGACTACAGCGGCGCCAAAGAAGAGATTCAAGCCTATTCCGAAGTCGATGAAATCTTGAACTTCATCCACAAGAACCTTGATCGCAAGATCGGCGTCACCGAATTGGCTGAGATCGCCGGCATCTCATCAAGGCAGTTGCATCGCCGTTTCGTCCAACTGTTCGGTTTAAATGTCCAAGAGTTCTTGGCGAAGACACGCATCAAAGCGGCCAGTGACGCACTCATTCACACTGATGACAGCGTAGGTGAAATCGCATCCCGGTTCGGGTTCTGTGATCAAAGTGCGTTTACGCAGCAGTTTAAAAAACATATCGGTGAAACCCCGCTTCGCTATCGAAAACGGCATCACTGTCTACCCCGCCTCTAG